A single region of the Streptomyces sp. NBC_01803 genome encodes:
- a CDS encoding YigZ family protein, protein MREGYLTVAGEGEHETEVSRSRFICSLAPAATEAEAEAFIARVRARRPDATHHCFAYVIGADAGVQRGGDDGEPGGTAGPPMLQMLLRREVRYAVAVVTRYFGGTKLGAGGLIRAYGGAVGAALDALGTVARRRLRVALITADHGRAGRLENDLRATGRAVRAVTYGAEVIFEVGLPEADVEAFRHWLAGATAGAARLELGGETYDGTERPARNGRRGENGTA, encoded by the coding sequence ATGCGCGAGGGGTATCTGACCGTGGCCGGCGAGGGTGAGCATGAGACCGAGGTCAGCCGGTCGCGCTTCATCTGCTCGCTCGCCCCGGCCGCCACCGAGGCGGAGGCCGAGGCGTTCATCGCCCGCGTCCGCGCCCGGCGGCCGGACGCCACTCACCACTGCTTCGCGTACGTGATCGGCGCCGACGCGGGCGTCCAGCGCGGTGGGGACGACGGCGAGCCGGGCGGTACGGCCGGGCCGCCGATGCTCCAGATGCTGCTGCGCCGGGAGGTGCGATACGCGGTCGCGGTGGTTACCCGGTACTTCGGCGGCACGAAGCTCGGCGCCGGCGGTCTGATCCGGGCCTACGGCGGCGCCGTAGGCGCGGCGCTGGACGCGCTGGGCACCGTGGCCCGCCGTCGGCTGCGCGTCGCGCTGATCACCGCCGATCACGGGCGGGCCGGTCGGCTGGAGAACGACCTGCGCGCCACCGGGCGCGCGGTGCGGGCGGTCACCTACGGCGCCGAGGTCATTTTTGAGGTCGGGCTGCCGGAGGCCGACGTGGAGGCGTTCCGGCACTGGCTGGCCGGGGCCACGGCGGGCGCGGCCCGGCTGGAGCTGGGCGGCGAGACGTACGACGGCACGGAACGGCCGGCACGGAACGGGCGGCGCGGAGAGAACGGCACGGCGTGA
- a CDS encoding LLM class flavin-dependent oxidoreductase: MQFGIFTVGDVTTDPTTGTTPGEHERIKAMVAIALKAEEVGLDVFATGEHHNPPFVPSSPTTMLGFIAARTERLILSTSTTLITTNDPVKIAEDFAMLQHLAEGRVDVMMGRGNTGPVYPWFGQDIRQGIPLAIENYALLHRLWREDVVDWEGRFRTPLQGFTATPRPLDGVPPFVWHGSIRSPEIAEQAAYYGDGFFANNIFWPKEHFQRLIELYRERYAHYGHGTAEQAIVGLGGHIFMRKNSQDAVREFRPYFDNAPVYGHGPSLEDFADQTPLTVGSPQEVIEKTLTFRASFGDYQRQLFLVDHAGLPLKTVLEQLDILGEEVLPVLRREFAAARPAEVPDGPTHAARVAAAEATAAERGTSVPTT; the protein is encoded by the coding sequence ATGCAGTTCGGGATCTTCACGGTCGGCGACGTCACGACCGATCCGACGACCGGCACGACGCCCGGCGAGCACGAGCGCATCAAGGCCATGGTCGCCATCGCGCTCAAGGCCGAGGAGGTCGGCCTGGACGTCTTCGCCACCGGCGAGCACCACAACCCGCCGTTCGTCCCCTCCTCGCCCACCACGATGCTCGGCTTCATCGCGGCCCGCACCGAGCGGCTCATCCTGTCCACGTCCACCACCCTGATCACCACGAACGACCCGGTGAAGATCGCGGAGGACTTCGCGATGCTCCAGCACCTGGCCGAGGGGCGCGTCGACGTCATGATGGGGCGCGGCAACACCGGCCCGGTCTACCCCTGGTTCGGCCAGGACATCCGTCAGGGCATCCCGCTCGCCATCGAGAACTACGCGCTGCTGCACCGGTTGTGGCGCGAGGACGTCGTGGACTGGGAGGGCCGCTTCCGCACCCCGCTCCAGGGCTTCACCGCCACCCCGCGCCCGCTCGACGGCGTGCCGCCGTTCGTCTGGCACGGCTCCATCCGCTCCCCGGAGATCGCCGAGCAGGCCGCCTACTACGGCGACGGCTTCTTCGCCAACAACATCTTCTGGCCCAAGGAGCACTTCCAGCGCCTGATCGAGCTCTACCGCGAGCGGTACGCGCACTACGGCCACGGCACCGCCGAACAGGCGATCGTCGGGCTCGGCGGCCACATCTTCATGCGGAAGAACTCCCAGGACGCCGTCCGTGAGTTCCGCCCCTACTTCGACAACGCCCCCGTCTACGGCCACGGTCCGTCGTTGGAGGACTTCGCCGACCAGACACCGCTGACCGTCGGCAGCCCGCAGGAGGTCATCGAGAAGACCCTCACCTTCCGCGCGAGCTTCGGCGACTATCAGCGGCAGTTGTTCCTGGTGGACCACGCGGGCCTGCCGCTGAAGACCGTCCTGGAACAGCTCGACATCCTCGGCGAGGAGGTCCTGCCCGTGCTGCGCCGGGAGTTCGCCGCCGCCCGGCCCGCCGAGGTGCCGGACGGTCCCACCCACGCGGCGCGCGTCGCGGCGGCGGAGGCCACGGCCGCCGAGCGGGGCACGTCCGTCCCGACCACCTGA
- a CDS encoding FMN reductase has protein sequence MTTYRLAVVSAGLSKPSATRLLADRLTEATRRHLAEAGAELNVTVTELRELATDIAGNMVTGFPAPALREAIQAVTGADGVIAVTPVFSASYSGLFKSFFDVIEPDALTGTPVLLGATGGTARHSLALEHAMRPLFVYLRATVVPTAVFAAAEDWGGNGDPLTDTLPTRVDRAGRELAALLRLSGTGEGTSEGAGRGNAAAVEETVIPFEQQLAALRPH, from the coding sequence ATGACGACGTACCGACTCGCGGTGGTCTCGGCCGGCCTGAGCAAGCCGTCCGCCACCCGGCTGCTGGCCGACCGGCTCACTGAGGCGACCCGCCGCCATCTCGCCGAGGCGGGCGCGGAATTGAACGTGACGGTGACCGAACTGCGGGAGCTGGCCACCGACATCGCCGGGAACATGGTCACCGGCTTCCCCGCCCCCGCCCTGCGCGAGGCCATCCAGGCGGTCACCGGGGCCGACGGCGTCATCGCCGTCACCCCGGTCTTCTCCGCCTCCTACAGCGGGCTGTTCAAGTCGTTCTTCGACGTGATCGAGCCCGACGCGCTCACCGGCACGCCCGTGCTGCTCGGCGCCACCGGCGGCACCGCCCGCCACTCCCTGGCGCTGGAGCACGCGATGCGCCCGCTCTTCGTCTACCTGCGGGCCACCGTCGTGCCCACCGCCGTGTTCGCCGCCGCCGAGGACTGGGGCGGCAACGGCGACCCGCTCACCGACACGCTGCCCACCCGCGTGGACCGCGCCGGCCGCGAACTGGCCGCCCTGCTGCGGCTGTCGGGGACCGGGGAGGGGACCAGCGAGGGGGCCGGGAGGGGGAACGCCGCCGCCGTCGAGGAGACCGTCATCCCCTTCGAGCAGCAACTCGCCGCCCTCCGCCCGCACTGA
- a CDS encoding exonuclease SbcCD subunit D has translation MRFLHTSDWHLGRSLHRVSLRDAQAAFLDHLVATAREQRVDAVLVSGDIYDRAVPPLPAVELYDDALHRLSALGVPTLMISGNHDSPRRLGVGARLIERAGVHLRTDPATCAIPVVLPDRHGDIAFYGLPYLEPALVREEFGVETTGHAAVLGAAMDRVRADLATRPAGTRAVVLAHAFVTGGQPSDSERDITVGGAAAVPAAVFAGAHYAALGHLHGCQTLNDRLRYSGSPLAYSFSEAAHRKSVWLVDLDARGAVHAERVDCPVPRSLARVRGRLEELLTDPALARHEDAWVEATLTDPARPDEPMARLAARFPHILSLVLDPERPPGAPADSYAQRLRGRTDEEIADDFVAHVRGGEGPDEPERAALRAALTAARAQHQEAAAR, from the coding sequence GTGAGGTTCCTGCACACCTCGGACTGGCACCTGGGCCGTTCCCTGCACCGCGTGAGCCTCCGCGACGCCCAGGCCGCGTTCCTCGATCACCTCGTCGCCACCGCCCGCGAGCAGCGCGTGGACGCGGTGCTGGTCTCCGGCGACATCTACGACCGGGCCGTCCCCCCGCTGCCCGCCGTCGAGCTCTATGACGACGCCCTGCACCGGCTGTCCGCCCTCGGCGTGCCCACCCTGATGATCTCCGGGAACCACGACTCGCCGCGCCGCCTCGGCGTCGGCGCCCGCCTCATCGAGCGCGCGGGCGTCCACCTGCGCACCGACCCGGCCACCTGCGCCATCCCCGTCGTCCTGCCCGACCGCCACGGCGACATCGCGTTCTACGGCCTGCCCTACCTCGAACCGGCCCTGGTCCGTGAGGAGTTCGGCGTCGAGACCACCGGCCACGCCGCCGTCCTGGGCGCCGCCATGGACCGCGTCCGCGCCGACCTGGCGACCCGCCCGGCGGGCACCCGCGCCGTCGTCCTCGCCCACGCCTTCGTCACCGGCGGCCAACCCTCCGACAGCGAACGCGACATCACCGTCGGCGGCGCCGCCGCCGTGCCCGCCGCCGTCTTCGCCGGCGCGCACTACGCCGCGCTCGGCCATCTGCACGGCTGCCAGACCCTCAACGACCGCCTGCGGTACTCGGGTTCGCCGCTGGCCTACTCGTTCTCCGAGGCCGCCCACCGCAAGTCCGTGTGGCTGGTCGACCTCGACGCCCGGGGCGCGGTCCACGCCGAACGGGTCGACTGCCCGGTCCCCAGGTCGCTGGCCCGCGTCCGGGGGCGCCTGGAGGAGCTGCTCACCGACCCCGCCCTCGCCCGGCACGAGGACGCCTGGGTGGAGGCCACCCTCACCGATCCCGCCCGGCCCGACGAGCCCATGGCCCGCCTCGCGGCCCGCTTCCCCCACATCCTCAGCCTCGTTCTCGACCCCGAACGGCCGCCCGGCGCCCCCGCCGACTCCTACGCGCAGCGCCTGCGCGGCCGGACCGACGAGGAGATCGCCGACGACTTCGTCGCCCACGTGCGCGGCGGCGAGGGCCCCGACGAGCCCGAACGCGCCGCCCTGCGCGCCGCGTTGACCGCCGCCCGCGCGCAGCACCAGGAGGCGGCGGCCCGTTGA
- a CDS encoding AAA family ATPase yields MRLHRLTLTAFGPFGGTQHIDFESLSAAGLFLFHGPTGAGKTSVLDAVCFALYGEVPGARHKSGALSLRSDHAAPGTPTEIVLDLTVAGRRLEITRRPEQERPKKRGTGTTRDRSRALLREHDPATGTWRALSHSQQEIGEELSQLLGMSCDQFCQVVLLPQGDFARFLRADAEERGKLLRRLFDTRRFRAAEEHLAKLRVRATQRLEAGDERLRATAHRLQQAAGPGTPPPPDAEEADADAVLAWAAEARRAARERHDSAAVALTTAEDAHGLARRREADTAERARLQRAHAEARARATALAGAAAERDATRALLERARAADAVAPALGLRDTAEAEHRAAADAERRARDLLAREPSGAPVDAPAARLAERERAARERLGALAAARRAEERAGQLTAELTRLDAEAAADEESAADTERRLAPWPEDHRRLRERVERARDAALTAARTARLLDPAERRLTAARRRDELAAALRTAEDEELRARERATEAHVHWLDLKERRLLGLAAELAAGLGPGEPCAVCGSPDHPRPARPAEGHVDRRAEEAALAAHQDAAATREATGRRLAALREAHATAAAAADDADGPAADGPAHAAADTARLAAKAAELRAAHAAAEAGAADGPAADAALAAAERRHESLLATRQDLQRRTAARASRRDALDTELAGLRHEIDRARDGAAAVAERAAGLTRLADALATAAATARAAEEAAARLKQADDTASDAAYRAGFDTPEAAARAVLDRARQRELQHRLDAWQAEEAAVAAALADPRATVAAALPAADPEAARAALDAATARLRAASAAEAAARTRRAELDALSAEAAADAAALAPLRAESRRVKRLADLTAGTSPENEYKMRLETYVLAARLEQVAAAAGVRLHRMSAGRYTLVHSDARTPGRLRSGLGLHVMDAWTGRARDTATLSGGESFFVSLALALGLADVVAEEAGGRRLDTLFIDEGFGSLDEQSLDEVLDVLDALREHDRSVAIVSHVPDLRARIPVQLEVVKTRRGSTVRHRTAPLSR; encoded by the coding sequence TTGAGACTGCACCGGCTCACCCTCACCGCGTTCGGCCCCTTCGGCGGCACCCAGCACATCGACTTCGAAAGCCTCTCCGCCGCCGGGCTGTTCCTCTTCCACGGCCCGACCGGCGCCGGCAAGACGTCCGTCCTGGACGCCGTCTGCTTCGCCCTCTATGGCGAGGTGCCCGGCGCTCGGCACAAGAGCGGCGCCCTGTCCCTGCGCAGCGACCACGCCGCGCCCGGCACGCCCACCGAGATCGTGCTCGACCTCACCGTGGCCGGCCGCCGCCTGGAGATCACCCGGCGCCCCGAGCAGGAGCGCCCCAAGAAGCGCGGCACCGGCACCACCCGCGACCGCTCCCGTGCCCTGCTGCGCGAGCACGACCCGGCCACCGGCACCTGGCGGGCCCTCAGCCACTCCCAGCAGGAGATAGGGGAGGAGCTGTCCCAGCTCCTGGGCATGAGCTGCGACCAGTTCTGCCAGGTCGTGCTGTTGCCCCAGGGCGACTTCGCGCGCTTTCTGCGCGCCGACGCCGAGGAGCGCGGCAAGCTGCTGCGGCGGCTCTTCGACACCCGCCGCTTCCGGGCCGCCGAGGAGCACCTCGCGAAGCTGCGCGTCCGGGCCACCCAGCGCCTGGAAGCCGGGGACGAGCGGCTGCGCGCCACCGCCCACCGCCTCCAGCAGGCCGCCGGCCCCGGCACCCCGCCGCCCCCCGACGCGGAGGAGGCCGACGCCGACGCCGTCCTCGCCTGGGCCGCCGAGGCCCGCCGCGCCGCGCGCGAACGGCACGACAGCGCGGCCGTCGCCCTGACCACCGCCGAGGACGCCCACGGCCTCGCCCGCCGGCGCGAGGCCGACACCGCCGAACGCGCCCGCCTCCAGCGCGCTCACGCCGAGGCCCGCGCCCGCGCCACCGCCCTGGCCGGCGCGGCGGCCGAACGGGACGCCACCCGCGCCCTGCTGGAGCGCGCCCGCGCCGCCGACGCGGTCGCCCCCGCCCTCGGCCTGCGCGACACCGCCGAGGCCGAGCACCGGGCGGCGGCCGACGCCGAACGCCGCGCCCGCGACCTGCTGGCCCGCGAGCCGTCCGGCGCGCCGGTCGACGCGCCCGCCGCCCGCCTCGCCGAACGCGAGCGCGCGGCCCGCGAACGCCTCGGCGCCCTCGCCGCCGCCCGGCGGGCCGAGGAGCGCGCCGGACAGCTCACCGCCGAGCTCACCCGGCTCGACGCCGAGGCCGCGGCCGACGAGGAGTCGGCGGCCGACACCGAGCGGCGTCTCGCCCCCTGGCCCGAGGACCACCGGCGGCTGCGGGAACGCGTCGAGCGGGCCCGCGACGCCGCCCTGACCGCCGCGCGCACCGCCCGGCTCCTCGACCCCGCCGAACGCCGTCTGACCGCCGCCCGGCGCCGCGACGAGCTGGCCGCCGCCCTCCGCACCGCCGAGGACGAGGAGCTGCGCGCCCGCGAGCGGGCCACCGAGGCCCACGTCCACTGGCTGGACCTCAAGGAACGCAGGCTCCTGGGCCTCGCCGCCGAGCTGGCCGCCGGACTCGGCCCCGGCGAGCCCTGCGCGGTCTGCGGCTCACCCGACCACCCCCGGCCCGCCCGCCCCGCCGAGGGCCACGTCGACCGGCGGGCCGAGGAGGCCGCCCTCGCCGCCCATCAGGACGCCGCCGCCACCCGCGAAGCGACCGGCCGGCGGCTCGCCGCCCTCCGCGAGGCCCACGCGACGGCCGCCGCCGCCGCCGACGACGCGGACGGCCCCGCCGCCGACGGCCCCGCCCACGCCGCCGCCGACACCGCCCGGCTCGCCGCCAAAGCCGCCGAGCTGCGCGCCGCCCACGCCGCCGCCGAGGCCGGGGCCGCCGACGGCCCGGCCGCCGACGCAGCCCTGGCCGCCGCCGAGCGTCGCCACGAGAGCCTCCTCGCCACCCGCCAGGACCTCCAGCGCCGGACAGCCGCCCGCGCCTCCCGCCGCGACGCCCTCGACACCGAGCTCGCCGGGCTGCGCCACGAGATCGACCGCGCCCGCGACGGCGCCGCCGCCGTCGCCGAGCGCGCCGCCGGGCTGACCCGGCTCGCCGACGCCCTCGCGACGGCCGCCGCGACCGCCCGCGCCGCCGAGGAGGCCGCCGCCCGGCTCAAACAGGCGGACGACACAGCGTCCGACGCCGCCTACCGCGCCGGATTCGACACCCCTGAGGCCGCCGCCCGCGCCGTCCTGGACCGCGCCCGGCAGCGGGAGCTCCAGCACCGCCTCGACGCCTGGCAGGCGGAGGAGGCCGCCGTGGCCGCCGCCCTCGCCGACCCCCGCGCCACGGTCGCCGCCGCGCTGCCCGCCGCCGATCCCGAGGCCGCCCGCGCCGCCCTCGACGCCGCCACCGCGCGGCTGCGCGCCGCGTCCGCCGCCGAGGCCGCGGCCCGCACCCGCCGCGCCGAGCTGGACGCCCTGTCCGCCGAGGCCGCCGCCGACGCCGCCGCGCTCGCGCCGCTGCGCGCCGAGAGCCGCCGCGTCAAACGCCTGGCGGACCTCACCGCCGGCACCTCACCGGAGAACGAGTACAAGATGCGGCTGGAGACCTACGTGCTGGCCGCCCGGCTCGAACAGGTCGCCGCCGCCGCGGGCGTGCGACTGCACCGGATGTCCGCCGGCCGCTACACCCTGGTCCACTCGGACGCCCGCACCCCCGGCCGCCTCCGTTCCGGCCTGGGTCTGCACGTCATGGACGCCTGGACCGGCCGGGCCCGGGACACCGCCACCCTCTCCGGCGGCGAGTCGTTCTTCGTCTCCCTCGCGCTGGCCCTCGGTCTCGCGGACGTCGTCGCGGAGGAGGCGGGCGGCCGGCGCCTGGACACCCTCTTCATCGACGAGGGCTTCGGCAGCCTCGACGAACAGTCCCTCGACGAGGTGCTCGACGTGCTCGACGCGCTGCGCGAGCACGATCGCAGCGTCGCCATCGTCAGCCACGTGCCGGACCTGCGCGCCCGCATCCCGGTCCAGCTCGAAGTCGTCAAGACCCGCCGGGGCTCCACCGTCCGGCACCGCACCGCGCCGCTCAGCCGGTGA
- a CDS encoding DUF885 domain-containing protein yields the protein MSEDPHTVLPRRLADSYVDALVELDPLTGTFLGVPGSDHRLPDFSPDGQAAVAGLTRETLGRLAESESLPGADSAAERRCARLLRERLTAEITVHEADEPLRAVSNLHSPLHAVREVFTIMPTDTDEEWATIARRLRSVPDALAGYRASLAEGLSRSLPAGPRQVSTVLGQLSEWLGAADGGWFAAFVSAGPEALRGELDTAARGATGAIAGLRDWLRDVYAPGIEGAPEIVGRERYARWVRYWNGTDLDLDEAYAYGWAEFHRLHAEMRAEAEKILPGASPWEALRHLDTAGEAVEGVEEVRRWLQRLMDEAIEALDGSHFELADRVKRVETMIAPPGSAAAPYYTGPSLDFSRPGRTWLPTMGATRFPVYDLVSTWYHEGVPGHHLQLAQWAHVADDLSRYQTTVGMVSANAEGWALYAERLMDELGFLHNAERRLGYLDCQMMRAIRVIIDIGMHLELPIPADSPLAPGEGWTPALAQEFFGRHSSRPADFVESELVRYLGMPGQAIGYKLGERAWLRGREAARRAHGAGFDAKRWHMAALSQGSLGLDDLEAELSAL from the coding sequence ATGTCAGAAGACCCCCATACCGTGCTCCCCCGGCGGCTCGCCGACTCGTATGTCGACGCGCTCGTCGAGCTCGACCCGCTCACCGGCACCTTCCTCGGTGTCCCGGGCAGCGACCACCGGCTGCCCGACTTCTCCCCCGACGGCCAGGCGGCCGTCGCCGGCCTGACCCGGGAGACCCTCGGGCGGCTGGCGGAGTCGGAGTCCCTGCCCGGCGCGGACAGCGCCGCCGAACGCCGCTGCGCCCGGCTGCTGCGGGAGCGGCTGACGGCGGAGATCACCGTGCACGAGGCCGACGAGCCGCTGCGCGCGGTGAGCAACCTCCACTCGCCGCTGCACGCGGTCCGCGAGGTGTTCACCATCATGCCGACGGACACGGACGAGGAGTGGGCCACGATCGCGCGGCGGCTGCGGTCCGTGCCGGACGCCCTGGCGGGATACCGGGCGTCGCTGGCCGAGGGGCTGTCCCGGTCGCTGCCCGCCGGGCCGCGCCAGGTGTCCACGGTGCTCGGGCAGTTGAGCGAGTGGCTCGGGGCGGCGGACGGCGGGTGGTTCGCGGCGTTCGTGTCCGCGGGTCCCGAGGCGCTGCGCGGGGAGCTGGACACGGCGGCGCGCGGCGCGACGGGCGCGATCGCCGGCCTGCGCGACTGGCTGCGTGACGTCTACGCGCCTGGCATCGAGGGCGCGCCGGAGATCGTGGGCCGGGAGCGGTACGCCCGCTGGGTGCGGTACTGGAACGGCACCGACCTGGACCTGGACGAGGCGTATGCCTACGGCTGGGCGGAGTTCCACCGGCTGCACGCGGAGATGCGGGCCGAGGCGGAGAAGATCCTGCCCGGCGCGTCGCCGTGGGAGGCGCTGCGGCACCTGGACACCGCGGGCGAGGCGGTCGAAGGCGTCGAGGAGGTCAGGCGCTGGCTCCAGCGGCTGATGGACGAGGCCATCGAGGCGCTGGACGGCTCCCACTTCGAGCTGGCCGACCGGGTCAAGCGCGTCGAGACGATGATCGCCCCGCCGGGGAGCGCGGCGGCGCCGTACTACACGGGCCCCTCGCTGGACTTCTCCCGGCCGGGCCGGACCTGGCTGCCGACGATGGGCGCCACCCGTTTCCCCGTATACGACCTGGTGTCGACGTGGTACCACGAGGGGGTGCCGGGCCATCACCTCCAGCTCGCGCAGTGGGCGCACGTGGCGGACGACCTGTCGCGGTACCAGACGACCGTGGGCATGGTGAGCGCCAACGCGGAGGGCTGGGCGCTGTACGCCGAGCGGCTGATGGACGAGCTGGGCTTCCTCCACAACGCCGAGCGGCGGCTGGGCTATCTGGACTGCCAGATGATGCGCGCGATACGGGTCATCATCGACATCGGGATGCACCTGGAGCTGCCGATCCCGGCGGACTCGCCGCTCGCGCCGGGCGAGGGGTGGACCCCGGCGCTGGCGCAGGAGTTCTTCGGGCGGCACAGCAGCCGCCCGGCGGACTTCGTGGAGAGCGAGCTGGTGCGGTACCTGGGGATGCCGGGGCAGGCCATCGGCTACAAGCTCGGGGAACGCGCGTGGCTGCGGGGCCGGGAGGCGGCCCGGCGGGCGCACGGCGCGGGCTTCGACGCGAAGAGGTGGCATATGGCGGCGCTGTCGCAGGGGTCGCTGGGTCTGGACGACCTGGAGGCCGAGCTGTCGGCGCTGTGA
- a CDS encoding GNAT family N-acetyltransferase, protein MADSDVPRSSIHFPRRRLRRVEGGYLAGRPCAGAAPAVDGRVVTRRRTVTAGGHPIVLRAAGPEDLDAARDMHRRCSAPSLARRYHGPLGDADRYLGHLLTPRYGHSVVAETAAGDIIGLGHLLWDGDETEVALLVEDVWQGYGVGTALLRELLRLAVESRRDVVYAVTQASNTGMIALMRGTGLPLDHQVEGGSLVLTIRLAPLRSGTARPVRAGG, encoded by the coding sequence ATGGCTGACTCCGATGTGCCCCGCAGCTCGATTCACTTCCCGCGGCGCCGGCTTCGCCGGGTCGAGGGCGGGTACCTGGCGGGGCGCCCCTGTGCGGGGGCGGCACCGGCCGTGGACGGCCGCGTCGTGACGCGCCGCCGGACGGTGACGGCGGGCGGGCACCCGATCGTGCTGCGGGCGGCCGGTCCCGAGGACCTGGACGCCGCGCGGGACATGCACCGGCGCTGCTCCGCCCCGTCGCTGGCGCGGCGCTACCACGGCCCGCTCGGCGACGCCGACCGGTATCTGGGGCACCTGCTGACGCCGCGTTACGGGCACAGTGTCGTCGCCGAGACCGCCGCCGGGGACATCATCGGGCTGGGCCATCTGCTGTGGGACGGCGACGAGACGGAGGTCGCGCTCCTGGTGGAGGACGTCTGGCAGGGGTACGGCGTCGGTACGGCGCTGCTGCGGGAGCTGCTCCGACTGGCCGTGGAGTCGCGGCGCGACGTGGTGTACGCGGTCACGCAGGCCAGCAACACGGGGATGATCGCCCTGATGCGCGGCACCGGGCTGCCGCTGGACCACCAGGTCGAGGGGGGCTCGCTGGTGCTGACGATCCGACTTGCCCCACTGCGCTCCGGCACGGCCCGGCCGGTCCGGGCCGGCGGGTGA
- a CDS encoding GntR family transcriptional regulator, whose protein sequence is MGTTQLDQQQPEPKHWHLKTVLSAALDTEFAVGQALPNERELAARFGVARATLRQALDQLELEGRLQRRRGVGTTVAPPRVGVDVSPRHHTWPGGPGDTWITTDCVCVPPPAAVARLLETAPDAPVETVRRSLVAQGQTVAEELLYVPPAALPPVGDRGAPHGAERGHGVLARLRLLEPGEQDRAIELGSATAEQARRLDRLPGSPVLVVTTRYVAAGRPVAAAVATYRADTCRLTFGNQPAFPFSAS, encoded by the coding sequence GTGGGGACCACTCAGCTCGACCAGCAGCAGCCGGAGCCCAAGCACTGGCACCTCAAGACCGTGCTGTCGGCGGCCCTGGACACCGAGTTCGCCGTGGGTCAGGCCCTGCCCAACGAGCGGGAGCTGGCCGCCCGGTTCGGCGTCGCCCGCGCCACCCTCCGGCAGGCCCTGGACCAGCTGGAGCTGGAAGGCCGCCTCCAGCGCCGCCGCGGCGTCGGCACCACCGTCGCCCCGCCGCGCGTCGGCGTGGACGTCAGCCCCCGTCACCACACCTGGCCCGGCGGCCCGGGGGACACCTGGATCACCACCGACTGCGTCTGCGTTCCGCCCCCCGCCGCCGTGGCCCGCCTGCTGGAGACGGCCCCCGACGCCCCCGTGGAGACGGTGCGCCGCAGCCTCGTGGCGCAGGGCCAGACCGTCGCCGAGGAGCTCCTGTACGTGCCGCCCGCCGCGCTGCCCCCGGTCGGCGACCGCGGCGCGCCGCACGGCGCCGAGCGCGGCCACGGCGTCCTGGCGCGGCTGCGGCTGCTGGAGCCCGGTGAGCAGGACCGCGCGATCGAGCTCGGCTCGGCCACCGCCGAGCAGGCCCGCCGCCTGGACCGGCTGCCCGGCTCACCGGTGCTCGTGGTCACCACCCGCTACGTCGCGGCCGGCCGCCCGGTCGCCGCCGCCGTCGCCACGTACCGGGCCGACACCTGCCGCCTCACCTTCGGCAACCAGCCGGCGTTCCCCTTCAGCGCGAGCTGA
- a CDS encoding helix-turn-helix domain-containing protein, producing the protein MSATGGDRAPAAGRGNPQLLRKINSAVMLRALRDAEAARSLTDLARETGLSRPTVEGVLDGLTRAGLVAGTGQAAGDGSDGERRAGRPARRFRFRAEAGRLLGVETGARRISVVLADLRGRRLGELSREVSTRATADERLARVETVSGELLRECAVEPGALQLALDRVEGELFAVTA; encoded by the coding sequence GTGAGTGCCACGGGCGGCGACCGGGCCCCGGCCGCCGGCCGGGGGAACCCGCAGCTGCTGCGGAAGATCAACTCGGCGGTGATGCTGCGGGCGTTGCGCGACGCGGAGGCGGCGCGCTCGCTGACCGATCTGGCCCGTGAGACCGGGCTGTCGCGGCCGACCGTGGAGGGTGTGCTCGACGGCCTCACCCGGGCCGGTCTGGTCGCCGGGACCGGGCAGGCCGCGGGCGACGGATCGGACGGGGAGCGGCGGGCGGGGCGGCCGGCACGGCGGTTCCGGTTCCGCGCGGAGGCCGGGCGGCTGCTGGGCGTGGAGACCGGGGCACGGCGGATCTCGGTGGTGCTGGCCGATCTGCGCGGCCGACGGCTGGGCGAGCTGAGCCGCGAGGTGTCCACGCGGGCGACGGCGGACGAGCGGCTGGCGCGGGTCGAGACGGTGTCCGGTGAACTGCTGCGGGAGTGCGCGGTGGAGCCGGGGGCGCTGCAGCTGGCGCTGGACCGGGTGGAGGGCGAACTGTTCGCGGTGACGGCCTGA